From the Candidatus Nanopelagicales bacterium genome, the window TGCAACGACTTGCAGAAGTAGCCCACCGCCGATAATGAGCCACAGTGCCGCGCGCTTTCCGGTCTGGCGAACCAGCAGTGCGCCCACACCGAACAGGGCCCACATCCCAAGCAGCAGCCAGAGCAGGTGCCAAGCAGTCGGTGGATCGTGAGTCAACCGCACCGCTTGCCAGGTCAGGGCAGCCAAAACAGCGAGCACGAGCGTCGCCGCGGCCGTTGCCCATCGTGATCTCATCGCGGACAGTTTCCCAGCTTGGAGACGTCTGCGGGTCGTCGTGAGCGCAATTCGTAACAGGTTGGTAAGAAAAACCAGGAGGTATCAGCCGCCTGCAACCCGTAGGTTCGTGATGTGCGCTTCTTCCCCGACAAGCCTCCGCCCCTGCTTCCGTTCAAACAGGGCGCCTTCACCAGTCGACTGCGAACCAAAAGGGCAGCAACCCTCATCGGAATCGCGCTGGGAACCGCCGTTGCCATTTGCTTCCTGACCGGACTGTTCAGCCACTTCCAGCAGCACCCCGTAACTTGGCTGCCTATCCCCACCGCCCCCACTTGGGGGTATCGGCTGACGCAAGGGCTGCACGTCGCCACAGGGCTCGCTGCGATTCCCCTCCTGCTCCTCAAGCTCTGGACCGTCTACCCGAATCTATTCGTCTGGCCGCCGATAAAGTCAGTGCTTAATGCGCTGGAACGAGCGTCGATCTTCATTCTCGTTGCCGCAATGATCTTCCAACTCGCCACCGGCACGATCAACATCACCCAGTGGTACCCCTGGTCCTTTCCCTTCACCCAGACCCACTACGCCATCTCGTTCGTGATCGTTGGCGCGATCCTGATTCATTTGGCGGTCAAGGCTCCAGACATCATGGCTGCGCTGCGCCGACGCTCGGACAGCACGCGGGCAGAACCAGATCCTGGACCGGGGGTCGAGGGGGATGCGCAGGACGCGCCACCGTCGGAGCAAGTTGACCGCGAACCCGTGCTCGTCAACCAGAGTTCGGCGCCGAGCACCAGTACCTCGGGCCTGACTCGCAGAGGCTTTCTGCTGACCGGTGGGTTGGCAGTTGGGGCAGTCACGTTGACCACTGTCGGGCAGACGCTGTCCCCGCTGGAGAAGCTGGCGGCGTTGGCACCGCGTCGTCCCTCGATCGGGCCACAGGGTTTACCGGTCAACCGAACCTCGCAAGCCGCCGGCATCACGGCGGCAGCGATCGGCGCACAGTACCGGCTGTCTGTCGCTGGCGATCGTGGTGCGGATTTCACCCTTGACCAGTTGCTGGCGATGCCGCAGAGCACCTTCGACCTACCGATTGCCTGTGTCGAGGGTTGGTCGGCAAGCGCGCGTTGGTCTGGGGTTCCGATCCGCGACCTGCTCGACCAGATTCAGGCGGGCCAGGATGCGACAGTGCGGGTGGTTTCGCTGGAGAAGGAAGGCAACTACCGGGTCACTGAATTGCCCTCACAGTTCGTCAACGACCCGATGACAATCTTGGCCCTCAGGATCGACGGTGAGCCGTTGGACATCGAGCATGGATATCCAGCGCGAATCATGGCGCCCAACCGGCCAGGGGTGCTACAGACCAAATGGGTCTCCCGCTTGGAGGTCGTATGAAGACACGAATTGCTCTGATTGCGGCTGGTCTGCTGTTGTTGGCACTCGGTGCGTACAACCTCCTTGACCAGGTTCCGCTGAAGGCGTTCCCCAATCTGATCGTCTGGCTGGCGGCCGGTGTGGTCATCCACGACGTGGTGATTGCGGCCGGGGTGGCGACCATTGGGTGGGCGATCTCGCGAGCCGTGCCCGCGAGGTTCCGGGCTCCGGTTCAGGGCGGACTGATCGTGGCGGGAGTGGTCGCCATAATGGCGATTCCCGTTGTCATCGGTGCTGGCCGTACCCCCACCAATCCGTCACTGCTACCACTGGATTACGGGCGGAATCTGGTCATCGTGCTGGTCGTGATTGCTGTGCTCACCGCACTGTTCAGTCTTTTGAGCCTGCGCAAGCCGTCAGGAGCGGATGAACGACAGGAAACTTCGGCCTGACACGCTCCAGGAATCGAGTGGTTCGAATCCCGCGGCCAGTGCCCGCGTCACAGTCGCGGACGGTCCAACCTGAGCCCACCAGAATCGCTCGCTATTGTTCCCGCGGCCGTTGGACAATCGCACGGGAACGACGTGATCGACGTCTGCTGATGTTGGCTCCACGAGCAACCGGCCACCGGTGCGCAGGAGTTCATGTGAGCGCCGCAGGAGGCGATCGGGGTCCCCAGCGATGCCGAGGTTCCCGTCGGCGAGTAGGACGGTGTCCCAGTGACCTTCGCCCGGCAGCGTGTCAAAGACCGAGCGGCACAGTGCGGCTGCACCGCCAGCGCGGGTGATTTCAACTGCGGTCGGGGCTGTGTCAACACCGAGACTATGGTGGCCGCGCCGAGCCAGGGCGATGGTGAATCGGCCCGGTCCACAGCCGATGTCCAGCGTGGCGCCGTTGCAGCGATCAAGCAGCGAATGGTCGGCGTCGTCGGGTTCAGCCAACCACCTGCGGACGTTGAGCACTGTTCGCTCACCCTGGTCATGGACAAGATGCAGATCGCTACCGTGGCGAAGCGCGTTGTCAAACACGCCTTCAGTAGGCCAA encodes:
- a CDS encoding DUF2064 domain-containing protein, whose translation is MSLESQALTVIVIAKEPIPGRVKTRLTPAVTAVQAAALASAALHDTLELVSKADVGRRILLLDGARGDWIPAGFEVWQQAGGGLDLRLADAFDRVSGPALLIGMDTPQITSSDIVVDFADFDAWLGLTVDGGYWAVAMREPDPSVFPGVPMSLDTTGKIQLARLRQAGLEVGMLRSYRDVDTIADARVVAAGAPHTRFAMEFDRIDSNVDWPTEGVFDNALRHGSDLHLVHDQGERTVLNVRRWLAEPDDADHSLLDRCNGATLDIGCGPGRFTIALARRGHHSLGVDTAPTAVEITRAGGAAALCRSVFDTLPGEGHWDTVLLADGNLGIAGDPDRLLRRSHELLRTGGRLLVEPTSADVDHVVPVRLSNGRGNNSERFWWAQVGPSATVTRALAAGFEPLDSWSVSGRSFLSFIRS
- a CDS encoding molybdopterin-dependent oxidoreductase, with amino-acid sequence MRTKRAATLIGIALGTAVAICFLTGLFSHFQQHPVTWLPIPTAPTWGYRLTQGLHVATGLAAIPLLLLKLWTVYPNLFVWPPIKSVLNALERASIFILVAAMIFQLATGTINITQWYPWSFPFTQTHYAISFVIVGAILIHLAVKAPDIMAALRRRSDSTRAEPDPGPGVEGDAQDAPPSEQVDREPVLVNQSSAPSTSTSGLTRRGFLLTGGLAVGAVTLTTVGQTLSPLEKLAALAPRRPSIGPQGLPVNRTSQAAGITAAAIGAQYRLSVAGDRGADFTLDQLLAMPQSTFDLPIACVEGWSASARWSGVPIRDLLDQIQAGQDATVRVVSLEKEGNYRVTELPSQFVNDPMTILALRIDGEPLDIEHGYPARIMAPNRPGVLQTKWVSRLEVV